In one window of candidate division WOR-3 bacterium DNA:
- the efp gene encoding elongation factor P: MVTPNDFRTGLLIRYNNEIYEVLSYQRTRTAQRRARVLTKIRNIRTGATIEESFESEIKLETVDMERRRGQFLYADDSGYHFMDLETYEQFPIRKEALGDKVFYLTEGLEVEIGYIDGVPMLINPPLFIVLEVVDTEPNYRGDTATGGGKPARLSTGLVVDVPFFIKVGDRVKIDTRTNTYVERA, translated from the coding sequence ATGGTAACACCGAACGATTTTCGCACCGGTCTTCTAATACGGTACAACAACGAAATCTATGAGGTCCTTTCTTACCAGCGGACCAGGACCGCACAGCGGCGGGCGCGGGTATTGACCAAAATTCGGAATATTCGTACCGGTGCAACGATTGAGGAAAGTTTTGAATCAGAAATCAAACTGGAAACGGTTGATATGGAGCGGCGGCGGGGCCAGTTCCTCTATGCCGATGACTCCGGATACCACTTTATGGACCTCGAAACCTATGAACAGTTCCCGATTAGGAAAGAGGCGCTGGGTGATAAGGTTTTTTATCTCACCGAAGGTCTTGAGGTTGAAATTGGCTATATCGACGGCGTCCCGATGCTTATCAATCCGCCCCTGTTTATCGTCCTCGAGGTGGTTGATACCGAACCGAACTACCGGGGCGATACCGCAACCGGAGGTGGAAAACCGGCGCGGCTCAGTACCGGTCTCGTGGTCGATGTCCCATTTTTTATCAAGGTTGGCGACCGGGTGAAGATTGATACTCGGACAAACACCTATGTAGAGCGGGCATAG
- a CDS encoding acetyl-CoA carboxylase biotin carboxylase subunit (an AccC homodimer forms the biotin carboxylase subunit of the acetyl CoA carboxylase, an enzyme that catalyzes the formation of malonyl-CoA, which in turn controls the rate of fatty acid metabolism), producing MIEKLLVATRGNPALRIVRTCREMGIKTVAVYSEVDRDSLPVLLADEAVCIGKPDPRDSYLNISRILSAAEITRCNAVHPGWDFLATNAEFADAAQSTGIIWIGPPPDLLRLLSSRLAVRNRIAAAGVPIVPGTEEPLKNPQEAIATCQLLGLPVVVRPVAEYLSRTRIISKEKDIETQIRMCQAEIRADSESDMSGGIVSPEVYIEKLIPDARLIEIQVAIDRQRRTLFFDDREIVEHHGKKFIACAPSPGIKPSQRRQLFTWAEKATRALNWTGISTVSFLLDKNGHAYFYRFTPHLTVFHPVTEIRYGIDLIQNQLLIALDKISEPEQPSTVPAVANADFIITAQFFAENPDAEFEPSPGTVTGLCLPGGPNIRIDTDLIPGSQVTPHYDYALGTISAWAPEKKNALNRFQRALAETTITGIQTSIPFLSKLARNLL from the coding sequence GTGATTGAAAAGTTGCTCGTCGCCACCCGGGGCAACCCGGCTTTGCGCATTGTCCGCACCTGCCGGGAAATGGGGATTAAAACGGTCGCGGTTTACTCGGAAGTTGACCGGGACTCTCTTCCAGTTCTCCTTGCTGATGAGGCGGTGTGCATCGGCAAGCCCGACCCCAGAGACAGTTATCTTAACATATCCCGCATTCTCTCCGCGGCAGAAATTACCCGGTGTAATGCCGTCCATCCCGGCTGGGACTTTCTTGCCACTAATGCCGAGTTTGCCGACGCCGCCCAGAGCACCGGTATCATCTGGATTGGACCACCACCTGACCTGCTGCGCCTGCTGAGTTCCCGGCTGGCGGTCCGCAATCGCATCGCGGCCGCTGGGGTTCCAATAGTTCCCGGCACCGAAGAACCACTCAAAAACCCTCAGGAGGCAATCGCAACCTGTCAGTTACTTGGTCTGCCGGTTGTGGTTCGGCCCGTTGCCGAGTACCTCTCCCGCACACGGATAATCAGTAAAGAGAAGGACATCGAAACGCAAATCCGAATGTGTCAGGCAGAAATCAGGGCCGATTCGGAAAGCGATATGAGTGGCGGTATCGTTTCCCCGGAGGTTTACATTGAGAAACTGATTCCCGATGCCCGGCTGATTGAAATTCAGGTTGCCATCGATCGGCAGCGCCGAACCCTCTTTTTTGACGACCGGGAGATAGTGGAGCATCACGGTAAAAAGTTCATCGCCTGCGCGCCATCGCCCGGAATCAAACCGAGCCAGCGGCGGCAACTGTTCACCTGGGCAGAAAAAGCCACCCGGGCACTCAACTGGACAGGCATCAGCACAGTCAGTTTCCTCCTCGACAAAAACGGTCACGCCTACTTTTATCGCTTCACACCCCATCTCACCGTGTTCCACCCCGTGACTGAAATCCGCTATGGCATCGACCTTATTCAGAACCAGTTGCTCATCGCCCTTGATAAAATATCTGAACCCGAACAACCGAGTACGGTGCCCGCAGTTGCCAATGCCGACTTTATCATCACCGCTCAGTTTTTTGCCGAAAACCCTGACGCCGAGTTTGAGCCATCGCCCGGCACAGTCACCGGTCTTTGTTTGCCCGGGGGACCGAACATCCGAATCGACACTGACCTCATCCCCGGCAGTCAGGTCACCCCACACTACGACTACGCACTCGGCACCATCTCCGCCTGGGCACCAGAGAAAAAGAACGCCCTCAACCGGTTTCAGCGTGCCCTCGCCGAAACCACCATCACCGGCATCCAGACCAGTATCCCGTTTCTCAGCAAGCTTGCCCGAAACCTATTGTAA